CGGAGCGGTCAGTGCCGATGATTATATAGAAGGTGTCCAAGGTGGATTCAATGGTTTTACGGTGGCTGTTGCCATGGTCAAGGCATTTGTATTCGGCTTTATTATCACTTCTGTACCAGCTTACAAAGGGTTCTTCGTAAGAGGGGGCGCCTTGGAAGTAGGACAGGCAGGTACGCGCGCTGTAGTAATCGGATGTATCAGCATCTTGGCGTGTGACTACATCATTACCGCATTAATGTTATAATACAATGATTGAAGTTAAGAATATTCATAAATCTTTTGGCGATAACCATGTTTTAACCGGTATTGATGCGGTGTTCGAACCTGGAAAAGTAAGTTTGATCATTGGTGGATCCGGCTCAGGAAAGAGTACGCTCCTGAAATGTATTGTCGGTCTTCATGAACCTACCGAAGGCAAGGTGTTTTTCGATGGACAGGAATTCACGAAGATGAGTTTCGAGGAGAAGGTGCCTATTCGTAAGGAGATCGGGATGTTATTTCAAAACTCCGCGCTCTTTGATTCCATGACTGTAGAGCAGAATATTGTCTTTACCCTAGATATGTTCTCTGACATGAGCAGAGCAGAAAAGGTGGAGCGAGCAAATTTCTGTCTTGAGCGGGTAAATCTTGCCGGAAAAAATGATCTATATCCTTCTGAACTATCCGGAGGTATGAAGAAAAGGGTCGGTATTGCGCGTGCAATCAGCATGAATCCTAAATATTTATTTTGCGATGAGCCCAACTCTGGACTTGATCCTGCTACGTCTATTCTTATCGATGAATTGATACAAGAACTTACAGACGAGTTTAAATGTACTACCGTAGTCGTAACGCATGATATGAACTCGGTAATGGGTATCGGCGATTATATTCTATTCTTATTTAAAGGACAGAAATACTGGGAAGGCTCGAATCAGGATATGTTGAAGTCTGATAATAAAGAACTCAACGACTTCGTATTCGCCAGCCCGTTAATGAAAGCAGCCCGAGATACCATCAAGCAATAATGGGGGTATCCCGAATCTTTGCTCTAATTTTCTATCTTTGCAGAAAAATATCACATTGAATACTTCAACGCAAATACAACTACTTACTCCACAACACTGGAAAGATTACGAATTAATAGACTGTGGCGATTTTGAAAAACTAGAGCGCTTTGGTGACTTAATTCTTATTCGTCCGGAACCTCAAGCTGTTTGGCCAAAGAGCCTTTCTGAAGCTGAGTGGAATAAGCGTTATCATATTAAGTTTAAAGGTCGCTCGGCAACAAGCGGAGAGTGGTTAAAGAAGAACCCAAAGGCAGCAGATCGTTGGCATATTGAATATAAAAATTCCGATGTAGCTATCCGCTTCCGCCTGGGGCTAACCTCTTTTAAGCATGTGGGTATTTTTCCGGAGCAGGCAGTAAATTGGGACTATATTTCCAGTTCCATTAAATCTTTCAAAACTCCAAAACCCAAAGTACTCAATCTATTTGCTTATACAGGTGGCGCCTCGTTAATTGCGAAGGCGGCAGGTGCCGATACGACGCATGTCGACTCGATTAAGCAGGTCGTTACATGGGCGAATGAAAATCAGGAACTATCGGAACTTCAAGACATTCGTTGGGTTGTTGAAGATGCACTGAAGTTTGTGAAGCGAGAGTTGAAACGTGGAAATACCTACAACGGGATTATCCTCGACCCTCCAGCTTACGGACATGGTCCGAAGGGCGAGAAATGGAAACTCGAAGATCATATCATGGAGATGATGCGCGATGTTGTACAATTGCTGGATCCTAACGAGCACTTCCTTATTCTGAACACGTATTCATTAGGTTTTTCTTCTGTAATCGTAGAAAACTTGATAAAAACAGCCTACCCTAAGGTTGAAAATCTTGAAATCGGAGAGCTTTTTCTTCAGGCAACTGCTGGTCCTAAATTGCCATTAGGTGTCTTTGGAAAGTTCAGAAAAATAGCAAAATAGAAAAGGCCATCAATAGATGGCCAATTCCGTTTTCATAGGTAATAAGTATCTTCTCAACCGTCTTATTCAACCACAAGCGGTTTCAATTGTAATTCATAACGATTTAATTGTTCAAGGAAGTTCGCCTTCGATTCGCCGAATGCCTGCTGTACTTGCTCCTGCAATCCGCGATAGTAGGCAATGCCCTCTAACAACTGCGCATTGAATTTATTGATGTATTTCTTTTTCTTATTGTCTAGATCTGCTACGTTATTGTTGATGTAAGTGGCTAGGTGTTTTACATAGAGTTCTAGCTCATTCACAAAAAGCGATGGACGTTCCACGTTTTTTAAGACGTTTATTCGACCATAAATATGATCTACCATCTCCTTCAAACTGTAGACTTTCTTAAAGTAGGCGGTATTCGGACCCGGACAGATCGCAACAGCCTTACGTTCTCTAGGTTTTAAAATATCATATTTTAAATAGGCCGGAGCGGCTAATCCTTCGCAAAGGCACTGCTTTTCCACTATTTTATCAAATGCCTGCTGATATTCCGGTTGTGGCAGATCTTGTGCTTTCAGTTCCTTGATCTTCAGGTTTTGATACTGTCGAGAGGCTGTGCAGATCAATTCCTCGCCACAAACATTGCTGGAAACGAGATACTTTTTGGTACATGGGAAACCAGGTTTTCCCTGTTCGATACGCTGCAGGCGATTAATCTCTGCGGTGCTTTTTCTGAAATTGTTGAAAGGCACACCCAGCGGCGAGGCTTCACTGATATAGAAGTCGCTAGCATCTGCGCTCGCTAAATTCTGCAGGGTTTCTTCATCCACAGTCGTTGCTTCCGGAACCAGTAAAAATGGGGAACCCCAGCCAACTTGATCGACACCATAATGGTTCATCAAAAACTGGTGTTCCCGATTTGTACCTACACCACCTTGAACGGTGATTTTTAGGAGGGGTGTATCGTTAAAAATTATCCCTTTTTCTGCCAATGCTTGTTGGTACAATGGCAAAACCTCCTGAATCATATTAAGTTTATTTGTTTTAAACTCTTCTAGAATCGGGCCTAATAGGAAGCCTTCGGTGGCAAACGCATGTCCTCCACAGTTTAAGCCCGATTCGATACGGTATTCGGAAATCCAAATACCTTTCTTCGCTAAAAATTTAGCTTGAATAAGAGCAGATCGATAATCAGAGACTTTTAAGGTTATCTTCTTATCGAATGTTCCAGCGCTATTCGGCATAAAGGCTGGAAACTCAGCGAGGTAACTATACAACCTAGGATTCATCCCTGCAGACAAAACCACAGATGATCGTAAGTTACTGTTCGCAAATCCACGCAGGGCAGCCGAGGCATCGGAGAATTGTTCCGGAAGCATCTCGCCGTTCTTTGCATGGTTTATCTTGTCGACTTTAGACATGATGTTGACATCGATGTCGCCGGCGGTAATCTGTTCTTTAATAATTTCTGTAAGCGATTCCTTTTCTTGGCTAGGGTTTAGTGTCAGCCATGTGTTGAAAAGCTGCTTCAATCCCCCTTCCGGTAATAGTCGAAAATACTGTATCGCATGTTCATCCTTTAACCAATTCGCTCGCTTAATATGTCGAATTTGCTTATCGACTAAATCTTTAACCATGTTTAAATACGCGCTGATGCGGTTCGCCCGAGCATCAGGACTATATTTTTCAATCTCTTCGTAAGGTAGATTATGCTGTTTAGAATAGTAGGCTCTCAGTCTCTCAACGAGCTCATCGTCTACAATAGACATTACCGAGGAAATGCCGTATTGAGCTACTTTAAGCGGAGTGTCGACGGAAAAGGCCAATCCTAATACAGGAATGTGAAATGTATGGGTCATCTTCTTTATCTGTGCGTCGCAAATAGCAAAATTTTAAGCAAAGAAAAAGTAATGCAGCATAGGGGGAAATGTGATATGCATCACACCGACGAAATAGAAGCTCCCAAGCTTCGTTGGTTTACTTTCCTTTCAAAGCCCTTTCAAACCCCATATATAACCCTATCAAAGCCGCTTCCGAAGGGCTTTGATTTGGGAGTAAAAGAGGAATCAAATGGGGGATAGTGATCGAAGATATGAATATAGTATTTAGTAGTAAGTATTTAGTAGTTAGACCTAGGGCGTTTATAGATATTAGACATTAGATTTTAGATATTAGAGTATGGCGCCGATTAGGCGCATTTTTTGCAGGGCCATTTTGTTTTTAGCTAAAAAGGAAGAGAAAGTTTGTCTTGAACCAGGAAAGGAAGGATGCAAGGATAAACAGGATCGGGTCTAATGTCTAGTATCTAATCCGAAAGGAAGGGTGTATGGATTAGAGGTCAGGTATAGAGTTGGAGACGTTTAGTGAAACGTCTCTACGCATTGGCGTCCAATTGGCTTCTATACAATTTTGAACTATATAGGTGGTAATCATGACGAACCGCGTAGAGACGTTTCACTAAACGTCTCCTTTTAAACGTACGATGTCTATTCCCTGAAAAGACGTTATACCCGATCCTGCTCATCTTTTTCATCCTTCCTTTCCTGGTTCAAGACCGTCTAATGTCTAATATCTCACATTTAAAATCTAACTACTACTTAAAAACAATTGTCCTATTTCCATTCAGCATCACTCTATCCTCCGTCAGCAACTGTATAGCCCGTATGAGTACCGCTTTTTCGATTTCTTTTCCTGCTGTTCGCATACGTTGTACGTCGTAGCTGTGGTCGATTGACTTGGTGTTTTGCACGATGATGGGTCCTTCGTCGAGGTCGTCGGTGACATAGTGTGCGGTTGCTCCAATAATTTTTACACCCCGGTCATGCGCTTGCTGATATGGGTTTGCACCGATAAAGGCGGGCAAGAAGGAGTGGTGGATGTTTACGAGTTTACCTTTAAACTGGCTTACGAAGGTCGGCGATAAAATACGCATGAACTTCGCAAGGATAATATAATCGGGTTGGTAGGGTTTTATTGCTTCAGCAAGGTCGAATTCAAATTCCTCTTTAGATTTTCCTTCATGCGAGATATGATGGAAAGGAATATCGAACTTCTCCGTAAAATGTTGAAGCGTATCGTAGTTTCCGATGACTGCACCGACGTCGGCCTGTAGGGTCTTGAAATAATAGCGAACCAGAATATCCGCTAGGCAATGGTGTTCTTTGGTAACCAGGATAACGAGTTTCTTCTGTATATCCGGATTGATTGTCAGTTGGGTGCTCTCTGGAAGCTGCGCGGACAGGTCTTCTTGAAGTTTGCTTTTATTGTGCAATGTTCCA
The DNA window shown above is from Sphingobacterium hotanense and carries:
- a CDS encoding ABC transporter ATP-binding protein; amino-acid sequence: MIEVKNIHKSFGDNHVLTGIDAVFEPGKVSLIIGGSGSGKSTLLKCIVGLHEPTEGKVFFDGQEFTKMSFEEKVPIRKEIGMLFQNSALFDSMTVEQNIVFTLDMFSDMSRAEKVERANFCLERVNLAGKNDLYPSELSGGMKKRVGIARAISMNPKYLFCDEPNSGLDPATSILIDELIQELTDEFKCTTVVVTHDMNSVMGIGDYILFLFKGQKYWEGSNQDMLKSDNKELNDFVFASPLMKAARDTIKQ
- the purU gene encoding formyltetrahydrofolate deformylase: MHNQTLILIQCRDAVGLVAIISNVLAQHHLNIVAMREFVDEVDRKFFVRVVCSGTLHNKSKLQEDLSAQLPESTQLTINPDIQKKLVILVTKEHHCLADILVRYYFKTLQADVGAVIGNYDTLQHFTEKFDIPFHHISHEGKSKEEFEFDLAEAIKPYQPDYIILAKFMRILSPTFVSQFKGKLVNIHHSFLPAFIGANPYQQAHDRGVKIIGATAHYVTDDLDEGPIIVQNTKSIDHSYDVQRMRTAGKEIEKAVLIRAIQLLTEDRVMLNGNRTIVFK
- a CDS encoding class I SAM-dependent methyltransferase produces the protein MNTSTQIQLLTPQHWKDYELIDCGDFEKLERFGDLILIRPEPQAVWPKSLSEAEWNKRYHIKFKGRSATSGEWLKKNPKAADRWHIEYKNSDVAIRFRLGLTSFKHVGIFPEQAVNWDYISSSIKSFKTPKPKVLNLFAYTGGASLIAKAAGADTTHVDSIKQVVTWANENQELSELQDIRWVVEDALKFVKRELKRGNTYNGIILDPPAYGHGPKGEKWKLEDHIMEMMRDVVQLLDPNEHFLILNTYSLGFSSVIVENLIKTAYPKVENLEIGELFLQATAGPKLPLGVFGKFRKIAK